GGATGGGGCGCTCGTCGTCGGCGTTGGGGCTGGAGCAGGAGCCGCTGGAGCGGACGACGGTGCGGATGGCGTTGCCGCCGCGGTGCTGGGGACCGGTGCGGCTGATGACGGGGAAGAAGAGGCCGACGGCGACGCCTGCGCCGGGGTCGGGGCGGAACCGCCACTGCCTGCAGAGCAGCCGGACGCCATGGCGAGGAAAGCTCCAGCCGCCGCGATGCTCATTCCGAGGGATGCAATTGTCTGGGTCTTGCGCATGGTAAACCGTTAATTCGTTGGGGTTGGGTTTCCATCTACGAGCCTACCCCGTGCAGGTACAACAATGCCCCGGGGAGCTACCTGGGGCAGCTCCCCGGGGCACGGTGGCCAGGTCAGGCCGAGGCGGCCGCAGCAGCTTTCGCAGCTGCCGGGAGTGCGTCGAAGATCCGGCTCATTGCCGCGTCGTCGTGGGCTGCAGACAGGAACCATGCTTCGAAGACGGACGGCGGAAGATAGACACCAGAGTCCAGCATGGAGTGGAAGAACGGCGCGTAGCGGAACGATTCCTGGGCTTGGGCGTCGTCGTAGTTGTGCACGCCGTGGGCGGAGGTGCCGAACGCGACGGAGAACAGGTTGCCTGCCCTCTGGATGGAGTGGTCTACTCCGGCGGCGTCCAGGGCGGACGACAGAGCCGCTGAAAGCTCCAGCGAACGGGCATCAACGTGAGCGTAGACCTCAGGCGTCGCGTTCGTCAGCGTCGCGACGCCGGCGGCCATGGCCACCGGGTTCCCGGACAATGTTCCGGCTTGGTAGACCGGACCAACCGGAGCGAGGTAGTCCATGACGTCGGCACGGCCGCCAAGTGCCGCCGTCGGCATACCGCCACCGATGACCTTGCCGAAGGTGAGAAGGTCCGGTGCCCAGCCTTCCTGGCGGCCGGTCAGACCCCAGTAGCCGGCGTGGCCGGTACGGAATCCCGTGAGGACTTCGTCGAGGATGAGCAGCGCACCGTGTTCCTTGGTGATCCGGGAGAGTCCGGCGTTGAAGCCCTCCCCCGGGGTGACGACGCCCATGTTGGCCGGAGCCGCTTCAGTGATGACGGCCGCGATGTTTTCGCCATGGGCGGCAAAGGCAGCTTCGACGGCGGCGAGGTCGTTGTAGGGCAGCACCAGGGTTTCCGCCGCAGTAGCTTCGGTAACACCTGCCGAGCCAGGCAATGCCAAGGTAGCGACGCCCGAACCGGCCGCGGCGAGCAGGCCATCGAGGTGGCCGTGGTAGCAGCCGGCGAACTTGATGATCAGGTTGCGGCCGGTGTAGCCGCGGGCCAGGCGCACAGCCGTCATGGTGGCTTCAGTGCCGGTGGACACCATCCGGAGGCGTTCGACGGCGGAGACACGTTCCTTGACGATGGCGGCCAGGTTCGCTTCATCCGGAGTGGAGGCACCGAAGGAAAGGCCACGGTCCACGGCCGCGTGGACGGCGTCGAGGACGGCTGGGTGGGCATGGCCCAGCAAGGCCGGCCCCCAGGAGCACACAAGGTCAACGTATTCCTTGCCGTCTGCATCCGTGAGGTAGGCACCCTTGGCCGAAACCATGAACTTCG
This Paenarthrobacter sp. GOM3 DNA region includes the following protein-coding sequences:
- the hemL gene encoding glutamate-1-semialdehyde 2,1-aminomutase — its product is MTSNTPVSDQLFDRARSLMPGGVNSPVRAFGSVGGNPKFMVSAKGAYLTDADGKEYVDLVCSWGPALLGHAHPAVLDAVHAAVDRGLSFGASTPDEANLAAIVKERVSAVERLRMVSTGTEATMTAVRLARGYTGRNLIIKFAGCYHGHLDGLLAAAGSGVATLALPGSAGVTEATAAETLVLPYNDLAAVEAAFAAHGENIAAVITEAAPANMGVVTPGEGFNAGLSRITKEHGALLILDEVLTGFRTGHAGYWGLTGRQEGWAPDLLTFGKVIGGGMPTAALGGRADVMDYLAPVGPVYQAGTLSGNPVAMAAGVATLTNATPEVYAHVDARSLELSAALSSALDAAGVDHSIQRAGNLFSVAFGTSAHGVHNYDDAQAQESFRYAPFFHSMLDSGVYLPPSVFEAWFLSAAHDDAAMSRIFDALPAAAKAAAAASA